A region of the Nitrospirota bacterium genome:
CCGGCAGCCAGGCGCGGGCGGCGATGGTGTCGGCTCCGATCAACAAGAGGTAGTACGCGCCCACCACCAACACCCCGAACCCGAATCCGCTCATCCGGCCGGTGTGGGCGGTCGACAGGCCGAGCGGCACTCCGAGCAGGCCGAGCCAGAACGTCGCGAGTGGGAACGCCAGGTCCTTATACGCGGTGAAGATCGCTCGCTCGGTCTCGGCGGACACGCCCCCGCTTTGCCGACGTTCCTCGTCCGCCCGGGCGCGCAACGCGGAGATCGAGCGCGGCGGGCCTCCCGGCTCCCCGGCGGAACCGAGCCGCGACGAGTCGAGTCGCAACTCGTAGCTTTCGAACCGCGCGATCTGATACCGATCGTCCGCTTCATCGCGCTGCGTGCGGTGAATACTGCCGCGGTGCAACCGCAGGCTGGCGCCCGGCTCACCGCCGCCGTTGAGGAACGTGCCGCGCCAGGCCAAGATCAGCCATTCCGATCCGTCGGCGCGCTCGTCCACGATCAACACGCCTTCGATCTGATTGGGGCTGGGGACGCGCTCGACGTACAGGGTCATGCCGTCGAGGGCTTCGCTGAATGTTCCCTCCACCACGGCGAGCGTGGCGTGCTGTTTCAGCAGATCCGAGGTCAGGCGGCGGAAGGACGCGCCGCTCCAGGGCTGCCCATAGAGCGACAGCGCGTAAGCCGCCGCGCACAGGCACGCGGCGAACACGCCGACCGGCCACAGCAGGCGGCGCGTGGGAGACCCGGCCGCCCGCAACGCCAGGATCTCACGGTCGGCGGACAGACGGTTGAACGCCCCGATCGTGGCCATCAACGCCGCCACCGGCAGCGTGATGACGAAGAAGGCCGGAAGCAGGGTGGCGAAGATCCGGGCCAACACGCCGATCTCCACCCCTTGGTTGACCAGGAGGTCGATCAGCCTCAGCGCCTGCTGGGTGACGAGCAAAAACGCGAGGACCGCCACGCTGAGCGTAAAGGGAACCACCAATTCCTTGAGAAGATAGCGCGTGATGATCGTCAACTGAGCCCCCGGGACACGGCGCGGTCACTATAACGGAAGCCCAACCGCGGTGCAACGCGCGCCGAAAAGGGCGAAATTCTTGACACTCCGATGCCCTATGTTACAGTGTGGGTCGCCGACCGGCTGACACTTCCTGGAGGTTCCGTGGCATCGGACAAGAACTCCATCATCCTCAACGCCCAACGTTTAACTGCCAAAGGTGAGATCGACAAGGCGATCGAGGCGTGGAAAACGCTCATCGCCGAAACGCCGAACGACGGCAACATTTACAACACGGTCGGCGACCTGTACCTGAAGAAAAACGCCAAAGCCCAGGCGATCGAAGCCTTCCTCAAAGCTGGAACGACCTTTCAGGACGCCGGCTTTGCGCTCAAGACCATCGCGGTTTACAAGAAGATCATTAAACTCGACCCCACGCGCATGGACGTGGTGCTCAAACTGGCCGACGTCAACGCCGAACGCGGGATCGTGGGGAACGCGGTCGAAGATTACCTGAAGGTCGCGCGCCACCAGCTCAAGGAAGGCCGCGTCAAGTCCGCGATCGAGGTGTACCGGAAGATCGCCGCGTTGGACCAGAGTAATCCGACCATCGGGTTGAAGCTCGCCGAGTTGTGCCACAAGGAGGGCATGCTCGACGAAGCCAGGGAAGAGCTGACCCGGGTCGCCACTTTCCTGGAAAGCGCGGGGCGAACGGACGAGCTCGCGCAGGTGCGCGCCAGACTCGCGGAGTTGGGGCTCGAGCGCGTCTCCGCCGCGGCGCCTCCGGAACCCACGTTCGAAGTCGAACGGGCGTCGCTCGCCGAAGGCAGCGCGGAAGAGACCACGATGATGACGGACGCGGAGCCGCCGCGAGCGGCGGGCGCCCCGCCCGCGGACATCGCCGCGCCGGATCCGGTCCAGGCTCCGCCGGCGCCCGAGCTGTCCCGACTAAAAACCGCGCAGGAGTTCGACGAAACCACGCACGAGCGGCTGCGCGACGCGCTGACGGAAGCGGATGTGTACGTGAAGTACGGGATGGTGGACAAGGCGATCGCTCACGTCAAAGCGCTGGCGCAACACGATCCCAACGACGTGGCGATCCAGTTGAAACTGAAAGAGCTCTACATCGTCCATGGCGACACACGCGCCGCCGCCGAAGTGTGCCAGCGCGTTGCGGAACTCTACAGAACGTTGGGACAGGACGCCGAGAGCGAGGCGATCCTCCGCGAAGCCGCCGAGTTGAGTCCCGACTCCTCGGTGGTCCCCTCTGGGGACGAGCAGCCAGAGGCGGCGGGTCAGTCGGAAGAACCCGCGGGTGTTGCTGGCCCAGCCTCGTCCGACCCCGCAGCCAACGACGCACTCGAGCAGGATCTGGCCGAAGCCGACTTCTACTTTCAGCAGGGGTTCGACGAGGAAGCCCGTCGTTTGTTCAGCGCGATCCTGAAGAAGGAGCCTGGTCATGCCCTGGCCGTCCAGCGTCTGGGAGAACTCGACTCGCGGGCGGCAAGCGCTCAGCCCGCGAGTGCGGCGGGCCACGCGCCCTCAGAACATGAGCTCGAAGGGACTTCCCGTACGGTGCGACCATCAGAGTTGGAGGAAACCAGCCTGGGAGCGAGCCTGACCCTCCAGGAGCCGCCAGTCATTGCGGGCGCTCAGCCCCCAAAGAGCGCGAACCCACCGGGAGAAACGACCAAGGAAGAAGAGTACATCGACCTGGTGGAAGCCTTGCGGGAGGACATGGAGCGAAGCCTGCCTCCCGAGGAACCCGAGGAACTCAGCCAAGAGTTGTCCGCCGAGCGCGAACTGGAGAACGTGTTCCGAAAGTTTCAGAAAGGCGTCCAAGAACAATACGGGAAGGAAGACTATGAGACCCACTATAACCTCGGGGTGGCCTACCGCGAGATGGGCTTGTTGAACGAGGCGATCTCCGAGTTTCGGTTGGTCCTCAAGTCTCCGGACCGGTTGATTGCAGCCACCTCGATGATCGCGTCCTGTTACCGGTCGAAGGGCGCGCTCCCTCGCGCCGAGGAAACCTTGCTGGAGATCCTGAACAAGCCGGAGTACGCCGAGATGGAGGGCATCGCCGGGCTGGCGTTCGAACTGGGACAGATCTTGGAAGTCCAGGGAAGGAACGACGACGCGCTGGCGCAGTACTACCGCGCCAAAGAGCTCGAACCGGGGCATCAGGAAGCCGTCAACCGGATCGCTCAACTCGAGCGGCGCAGCGCGGGCCCACCCCAGGCCGCGCCGGCGCCTAAACCGACGACGGGAGGCAAGCGTGCGCCGGAAGCCCCGCAGCCCGCGCGCCAGGATGCGCGAAGAGACCGGAAAAAAGTCTCGTACCTGTAACACGTAAGGAGGCGTCGTGAGCTATCTGGAATACTACCAACTTCGAGAGCATCCGTTTTCCACCTCGGTCGACACGCGGTTCTACTACAACAGCCAACAACACAACGACGCCTTGGTCCGGCTGATGTACGCGGCTACCGAACGTAAAGGGTTGGCGGTATTGGTCGGGGACGTGGGCACCGGGAAGACCACACTCGCGCGCCGGCTGCTCGACCAACTCGACGACGCGCAGATCGAGGCGGCGCTGCTGATCATCGTGCACGCGGCGGTCACTTCGCAGTGGTTGCTCAAGAAGATCGCGACCCAAATGGGAGTGGAACAGCCGGCTGACGATTCGCCCACCGTATTGAGTCAGTTGTCCCAGCGATTGGTGGAGCTTTTCGAACAGGGGAAGAAGGTCGTGGTATTGATCGACGAGGCGCAGATGCTCGCCAACCGCGAGGTGATGGAGGAGTTTCGCGGGATTTTGAACATGGAAATCGACGGGCAGAAATTGATCACGTTCATCCTCTTCGGTCTGCCCGAACTCGATCAAGTGCTCGCCCTGGACGGTCCGTTGGCCCAGCGCGTCGCCATCCGCTTCCAACTCCGCGCGCTCAGCGAAGCCATCACCAGGGATTACATCATGTTCCGGCTCAAGGTCGCGGGCGCCCAGAGCGCACCCTTTACCCCCGGGGCGATCGCGGCGATCCATCGCGTCACCGGCGGAACCCCCAGGGTGATCAACACCCTCTGCGACAACGCGCTCCTGGAGGGGTACCTCCGGAAGCGTACTCCGATCGACGAAGGGTTGATCCAGGAACTTGCCGGCGACTTAAAGCTCGACGTCTCGCTGCCCTCGGCCGCTTGACCCCGTAGGCTTGCATTTTGGGGGCCCATTCGATAGGGTAGCGCCCACGCTCGAATCGGTACGCCCGGGCACCAAAGATCCAGCCGAGGCAGTACCCCGTCCATAGGAATGGCCAAACGCGTTTTCATCAAGACGTGGGGTTGTCAGATGAATGAACACGATGCCGAACGCATGGCCGGCCTCGTGGCGCCGCTCGGTTACGCGCTCACCGCGACCCCGGACGACGCAGACCTCATCCTCCTCAACACCTGCAGCATTCGCGACAAGGCCGAACAGAAGGTATACAGCGACCTGGGGCGCCTGACGGCGCTCAAATCGGAACGGCCCCACGTCGTGATCGGCGTCGCGGGCTGCGTGGCCCAGCAGGAAGGCGCCGCGCTGGTTCGCCGCGTACCCGCGGTTGACATGGTCTTCGGATCCAAGAGTATCGAGAAGCTCCCCGAGCTGTTGAATCGGGCGTTGACCGTGCACGGTCCGGTGGTGTGTACCGACGATCCCATCGGGATCGCGCCCACGTTGCCAGCGGATCGCCGAGAGCGGGTCCGCGCCTGGGTATCGATCATGGAAGGATGCGAGAACGCGTGTGCGTTTTGCGTGGTGCCCGCCGCGCGCGGACGCGAGCGTAGCCGGTTGAGCCGGGAGGTGTACGCGGAGATCGCCGCGTTGTGCGCGGACGGTTGTCGCGAGGTGACCTTGCTCGGACAGAACGTCAATTCGTACGGTCGCACCTCCGAGGAAGGGGTGGATTTCGCCGATTTACTGGGCATCATTCATCCCATCGAGGGACTGGCGAGGATCAGGTTCACCACGTCGCACCCCAACGCCATGACGCCCAAACTGATCGACGCGTTGGCGCGCCTCCCCAAGATGTGCCGGCACCTTCATTTGCCGCTGCAGTCGGGCTCGGACCGGACGCTGGCCCGCATGCGGCGTGATTACACGGTGACGGACTATCTGGCGGTCGTAGACGCGCTCCGAGCGGGTCTACCCGACCTCGCGTTGACCACGGATATCATCGTGGGGTTTCCCGGGGAAACAGACGAGGATTTCGTCGCGACCACGGGGGTGCTCGAGGCCATTGAATTCGACAATATCTTCGCGTTCAAATACTCCCGGCGGCCGCGCACCGAGGCGCTGTCCCTGGACGGGCACGTGGCGGAACCCGAGAAGGACCGGCGACTGCAGGAGGTGTTGGCCGTGCAGCGGCCCATCACGCAGCGCAAGAACCAGGCGTACCAGGATCGTGTCGAGGACGTCCTGGTGGAAGGACCCAGCAAGACCGACCGCTCACGCCTCGCGGGCCGAACCTCGAGCAACCGGACGGTGAACTTCGACGGCCCGACGTCGTTGATCGGGGAGATCGTGTCGCTTCGAATTACGCGCGTCAAGGCGAATTCCCTGGAGGGGAGCCTGTGCTCGTGAAGCCGGAGGATGCGCGGGACCTGGCGTTGCCCCGGCCGACCGCCCGCGCGATCACCGTGTGGTGGGTCACCGTGACGGTGTATGCCGGAGCGATATTTGGGGCGTCTTCGACACCGCATCCGCTCGGCGTCCACACTCTTCCCCCGTTCGTGGACAAGGTGGTTCACGCCCTGGTGTACGGCGGTTTGTCCTTCACGGTCTGGATGGCGCTGCGATCATCCGCACCAAGCGCATCGACCAGGCGCCTTTCGTTGTTTGCGATCGTGCTGACCGCGTTATACGGGTTGACCGACGAGGTCCATCAGTCGTTCGTGCCGGGACGGAGTATGGAGATGCTCGACCTCGCGGCGGATGCGGGGGGCGCGGGCCTCGTTCAGGGCGGCATGTCGTACGGCCGGCGGTCGCGCGGACCAAACCCCGGGAACCCGACGCCGTGACGTCTCCTCACCTGCACGCGGTGATCTTGGCCGGGGGAAGTGGCACGCGGTTCTGGCCGCTGTCCCGGCGGCTGGCTCCCAAACAGCTCCTGTCGTTGACGGGCGACCGCACCATGCTCCAAGACACCGTACTCCGAATCGCTCCCGTCGTGGCGGCTGACCGCACGTGGGTGGTGACGGGCTGCGACGTGGCCGACGAAGCGCGTCGCCAGTTGCGCCTCATCGGCGCGGGGGCGACGGTGGTGGCGGAGCCCGTGGGCCGGAACACGGCCCCGGCCATCGCGGTCGCAGCACACCGATTGATCGCCGCGGATCCCGACGCGATCATGATCGTCCTGCCTGCGGACCACGCGATCGCCAAACCCGAAGCGTTCCGCGAATGCCTGGACCACGCGTCCGCGGTAGCGGGCAACGGCTATCTGGTGAGCATCGGCATCGTACCCCGGCGCGCCGAAACTGGGTACGGGTACATCAAACAGGGCGACGCGCTGCCTGAGAGTGGGCGCCGCGAAGGTGGTCGCGGCGCGTTCCGGGTCGCTCGGTTCGTGGAAAAGCCGGATCGCGTCACGGCCGAGCGGTACGTGGGCGAAGGGGGCTACTTGTGGAATTCGGGCATGTTCGTCTGGCGCGCCTCCGTCATCCTGGATGAATTGGCGCGTCACGCCCCGGGAGTATCCGCAGCCGCCTCCCGCATCGCCGAGGCCATGAGCTCCGGCGCGGACGACACGCGACTCCGGGCGCTTTATGAAGCGGCGGAGGCCGTGTCCATCGATTACGCGGTGCTGGAGCGATCCACCCGTGTGGCGGTGGTGCCGGCGGAATTCGGGTGGAGCGACGTGGGGAGTTGGGCGGCGCTCGACGACGTGGCGGTCAAGGACGAGCGCGGCAACGTGCTCAGCGGACGGGTGGTCGACGTGGACAGCCAACGCTCGATCGTGTACGCGCAGGATCGAGTGGTCGCCACGATCGGATTGAACGATCTGATCGTCGTGGACACTCCGGACGCCACGTTGGTCTGCGCCAAGGACCGCGCGCAGGACGTGCGCAAGGTCGTGGATGCGCTCGAAGCGCAACGCGCCCAGGAGCACATCGTCCATAAAACCGTGCAGCGCCCGTGGGGAGCGTACACCGTGCTGGGTGAGGGACCGGGCTACAAGATCAAATGGATCGTCGTGAACCCCGCCTCTCGCCTGAGCCTGCAAATGCACCGCCGCCGCAGCGAGCATTGGGTGGTGGTGGCCGGTACCGCGCGGGTGACGTGCGGGGAGCGCACCTACGACGTCAGGACCAACGAGAGCACCTACATCCCGCCGGAGACCAAACACCGCCTCGAGAACGTGGATCCTCAAGTTCCACTTGAAATCATCGAGGTCCAGAACGGTCCGTACCTGGGGGAAGACGACATCCAGAGGTTCGATGATGACTTTGGAAGGAAATAGGCCGACGATCGAACCATGAGCATCTATCGCGAATACGACATTCGGGGCGTGGTCGGGACGGACCTGACGTTTGACGTAGCGGAACAGGTCGGCGCGGCCTACGGGACAACCATCCGCCGGACCGGGGGTTCCAAGGTCACACTCGCGCGCGATGTGCGGGACCACTCGGCGCCGTTGCGGGATCGACTGGCCAAGGGCATTCTCTCCACCGGGGTCGATGTGATTGACTTGGGCGTCTGCCCCACGCCGCTTTTGTACTACTCGCTGTTTCACTTAACGGTGGACGGCGGGGTGATGATCACCGGGAGCCACAACCCGCCCGAGTTTAACGGCCTCAAACTGTGCGTGGGCAAAGAAGCGATTTATGGCGACGCGATCCAAGCGCTGCGCAAGCTGGTCGAGACGGACACACGCGAGAGCGGCAACGGTCACGCGTCGGCGTACGCGATTATTCCCCCCTATTTGAAAGAGATCACCCAACAGTTCGCGCCCGCGGTCTCGGCTGCGAAGCCTCGGCCCCTGCGCGTGGCGGTCGACTCGGGCAATGGCGTGGCGGGTTTGGTGGCGCCGGCCCTGCTCCGCGCCGTCGGATGCGAGGTCATCGAACTGTACAGCGAGCCGGACGCGCGGTTCCCGCACCACCACCCGGATCCCACCGTGCTCGACAACCTACGGGACCTCATGGCCGCGGTGGTGCGGGAACGGGCGGACCTCGGGATCGCGTACGACGGAGACGCGGACCGCATCGGGGTGGTGGATGAGCGGGGTGAGGTCCTTTGGGGAGATCGCCTCCTGGCCCTGCTGGCCGGGCCGGTGTTGGCCGACCACCCGGGCGCGCCGGTGATCGCGGAGGCCAAGTGCTCGCAGGTGCTCTACGATGAAATCGCCAAACGCGGCGGCCAGGGCGTGATGTGGAGAACCGGCCACTCGGTCATCAAAGCGCGGATGAAGGAATTGTCCGCCCCGCTGGGCGGGGAAATGAGCGGGCATCTGTTTTTCGCCGACCGCTACTACGGCTACGACGACGCCATGTACGCCTCGTGCCGCGTGATCGAATTGTTGGTGCGCGAAGGCCGACCGATGTCCGAACTCGCATCGCGTTTGCCCAGCACCATCGTCACACCCGAGATCCGCGTGGATTGTCCCGACGCGCAGAAGTTCGAGGTGGTGGGTCGGCTGCAGGCGTTTTTTCGCGACGCGGTGAAGCGGCCGTCCGCGTTTCCGCTGCCGATTCTCGAGGTCATTGACGTGGACGGCGTGCGGGTCCGTACGCCGCACGGATGGGGCCTGGTGCGCGCTTCCAACACCCAGCCGGTTCTGGTGTCGCGGTTCGAAGCCGACACGGAGCAACACCTCTCCGCGATCAAATCGGCGATGGAGTCGCGGGTCAAGGAGTGCTGGTCCGCCTCCTGATCGTTGCGGCGTTGCTGCTCGGGGCGTGCCGCGGCCCAATCACCTCCGACGCCAACACCTTTCGCCTCGTTCTTTCCAACGAACCCCCCACGCTCGACTGGTCGCTGGCCACTGACAGCGTTTCGATCACCGTGATCGAGAATCTCATGGACGGGTTGACGCGATTCGATCACGACCTGCGTCCGGTACCGGCGGTGGCGTCGTCGTGGGACGTGTCGGACGATGGCCGGCGATACCTCTTTCACCTCCGCCCGGACGTCACGTGGTCCGACGGCGCGCCCGTCACCGCAGACCAGTTCGAATACGCCTGGAAGCGCCTGCTCGATCCAAAAACCGCGGCGCAATACGCGTATTTCTTGTATCCGGTGGCCAATGCCAGGGCGTACAACACGGGCAAGAACGCCGACCCGTCGAGTGTCGGGGTCAAGGCTCGTTCCGCAACGGAACTTGAAGTGATACTTGAACAGCCGCTGGTGTATTTCCCGAGCCTCACGACCTTTATGGTGACGTTTCCGCAGCGCCGAGAACTCATCGAACGGTACGGCGACCAGTGGACCGAGCCGGGGCATTTGGTGACCAACGGCCCGTTTCGCCTGGACGAGTGGTGGCACGAATACCGTCTCGTGCTCTCGGCCAATCCCCGGTACTACGGGGGCAAACCCCGAATCGATCGCGTCAAGATGTACGTGGTCAACGAGCGGACCACCGAGCTCACGCTGTATGAGACCGGGGATCTGGACTATGCGCAGCTTCCGCCGGAATCCATCCCGACCTTTGAAGGCACGCCGGAGCACCGGCGCGTGCCCATCCTGCGCGGCTACTACGTGGGGTTCAACGTGACCAAGCCGCCGTTCACCGACCCGCGCGTGCGACAGGCGTTCGCCCTGGCCATAGACCGCGACGAGCTTCCTAAGATCTTGCGGGGCGGAGAACGCGCCGCCAACAGTTGGGTGCCGCCCGGCATGCCGGGATACGAGCCAGACGTGGGACTGCGGTACGACCCCCAACGCGCGCGGCGCCTGTTGGCTGAAGCCGGTTTTCCCAAGGGCAAGGGCCTGCCGGTCATCGAGTACGTCTACAACACGGGTCCCATCAACACCTTGATCGCCGAGAACCTGCAGGCACAGTGGAAACGTACGCTCGACATCGACGTCAGGTTGGACAACTTGGAGTGGAAGGTCTACTTGAAACGGTTGGACCAGGATGCGCCGGCCATGTTCCGGTTGGGGTGGGGGGCTGATTATCCGGATCCGGACAACTTCCTCGCCCTGTTCACCGCGGACTCGGGCAACAACCACTCACGATGGGCCAATGCCAAGTACGATGCGCTGGTCGCCCAGGCTGCGAGCGAACCGGACCCCGGCCGTCGGTTGGCCATGTATCGGGAGGCCCAGCGGATTCTGACGGAACAGGACGTGCCGATCATCCCCTTGTTCACTCACGTCAACAACGTCCTGGTGAAGCCGTGGGTCCGCGGGTTCGACCTGAACGCGATGGAGATTCTCTCGCTGCAAGGCGTCTCTATGGGAGCCCGTCCATGAACGGGCTCCGAGTCCGGGAGTACTCGGACCACCTGGAAGGCAGACGCATATGATCCGGCTCGTCCTTCGCCGCGCAGGATGGGGGATCGGCGTCCTGTGGCTGGTGGCCACGCTCACCTTCGCGCTCCTGCGCGTGGCGCCCGGCGGTCCGTTC
Encoded here:
- a CDS encoding phosphomannomutase/phosphoglucomutase, translating into MSIYREYDIRGVVGTDLTFDVAEQVGAAYGTTIRRTGGSKVTLARDVRDHSAPLRDRLAKGILSTGVDVIDLGVCPTPLLYYSLFHLTVDGGVMITGSHNPPEFNGLKLCVGKEAIYGDAIQALRKLVETDTRESGNGHASAYAIIPPYLKEITQQFAPAVSAAKPRPLRVAVDSGNGVAGLVAPALLRAVGCEVIELYSEPDARFPHHHPDPTVLDNLRDLMAAVVRERADLGIAYDGDADRIGVVDERGEVLWGDRLLALLAGPVLADHPGAPVIAEAKCSQVLYDEIAKRGGQGVMWRTGHSVIKARMKELSAPLGGEMSGHLFFADRYYGYDDAMYASCRVIELLVREGRPMSELASRLPSTIVTPEIRVDCPDAQKFEVVGRLQAFFRDAVKRPSAFPLPILEVIDVDGVRVRTPHGWGLVRASNTQPVLVSRFEADTEQHLSAIKSAMESRVKECWSAS
- a CDS encoding AAA family ATPase, coding for MSYLEYYQLREHPFSTSVDTRFYYNSQQHNDALVRLMYAATERKGLAVLVGDVGTGKTTLARRLLDQLDDAQIEAALLIIVHAAVTSQWLLKKIATQMGVEQPADDSPTVLSQLSQRLVELFEQGKKVVVLIDEAQMLANREVMEEFRGILNMEIDGQKLITFILFGLPELDQVLALDGPLAQRVAIRFQLRALSEAITRDYIMFRLKVAGAQSAPFTPGAIAAIHRVTGGTPRVINTLCDNALLEGYLRKRTPIDEGLIQELAGDLKLDVSLPSAA
- a CDS encoding peptide ABC transporter substrate-binding protein: MLVRLLIVAALLLGACRGPITSDANTFRLVLSNEPPTLDWSLATDSVSITVIENLMDGLTRFDHDLRPVPAVASSWDVSDDGRRYLFHLRPDVTWSDGAPVTADQFEYAWKRLLDPKTAAQYAYFLYPVANARAYNTGKNADPSSVGVKARSATELEVILEQPLVYFPSLTTFMVTFPQRRELIERYGDQWTEPGHLVTNGPFRLDEWWHEYRLVLSANPRYYGGKPRIDRVKMYVVNERTTELTLYETGDLDYAQLPPESIPTFEGTPEHRRVPILRGYYVGFNVTKPPFTDPRVRQAFALAIDRDELPKILRGGERAANSWVPPGMPGYEPDVGLRYDPQRARRLLAEAGFPKGKGLPVIEYVYNTGPINTLIAENLQAQWKRTLDIDVRLDNLEWKVYLKRLDQDAPAMFRLGWGADYPDPDNFLALFTADSGNNHSRWANAKYDALVAQAASEPDPGRRLAMYREAQRILTEQDVPIIPLFTHVNNVLVKPWVRGFDLNAMEILSLQGVSMGARP
- a CDS encoding LptF/LptG family permease; the encoded protein is MTIITRYLLKELVVPFTLSVAVLAFLLVTQQALRLIDLLVNQGVEIGVLARIFATLLPAFFVITLPVAALMATIGAFNRLSADREILALRAAGSPTRRLLWPVGVFAACLCAAAYALSLYGQPWSGASFRRLTSDLLKQHATLAVVEGTFSEALDGMTLYVERVPSPNQIEGVLIVDERADGSEWLILAWRGTFLNGGGEPGASLRLHRGSIHRTQRDEADDRYQIARFESYELRLDSSRLGSAGEPGGPPRSISALRARADEERRQSGGVSAETERAIFTAYKDLAFPLATFWLGLLGVPLGLSTAHTGRMSGFGFGVLVVGAYYLLLIGADTIAARAWLPAPAAAWVPNAVLAAATMLLVWRMDRGAPRRG
- the miaB gene encoding tRNA (N6-isopentenyl adenosine(37)-C2)-methylthiotransferase MiaB, with product MAKRVFIKTWGCQMNEHDAERMAGLVAPLGYALTATPDDADLILLNTCSIRDKAEQKVYSDLGRLTALKSERPHVVIGVAGCVAQQEGAALVRRVPAVDMVFGSKSIEKLPELLNRALTVHGPVVCTDDPIGIAPTLPADRRERVRAWVSIMEGCENACAFCVVPAARGRERSRLSREVYAEIAALCADGCREVTLLGQNVNSYGRTSEEGVDFADLLGIIHPIEGLARIRFTTSHPNAMTPKLIDALARLPKMCRHLHLPLQSGSDRTLARMRRDYTVTDYLAVVDALRAGLPDLALTTDIIVGFPGETDEDFVATTGVLEAIEFDNIFAFKYSRRPRTEALSLDGHVAEPEKDRRLQEVLAVQRPITQRKNQAYQDRVEDVLVEGPSKTDRSRLAGRTSSNRTVNFDGPTSLIGEIVSLRITRVKANSLEGSLCS
- a CDS encoding VanZ family protein, whose protein sequence is MKPEDARDLALPRPTARAITVWWVTVTVYAGAIFGASSTPHPLGVHTLPPFVDKVVHALVYGGLSFTVWMALRSSAPSASTRRLSLFAIVLTALYGLTDEVHQSFVPGRSMEMLDLAADAGGAGLVQGGMSYGRRSRGPNPGNPTP
- a CDS encoding mannose-1-phosphate guanylyltransferase/mannose-6-phosphate isomerase; protein product: MTSPHLHAVILAGGSGTRFWPLSRRLAPKQLLSLTGDRTMLQDTVLRIAPVVAADRTWVVTGCDVADEARRQLRLIGAGATVVAEPVGRNTAPAIAVAAHRLIAADPDAIMIVLPADHAIAKPEAFRECLDHASAVAGNGYLVSIGIVPRRAETGYGYIKQGDALPESGRREGGRGAFRVARFVEKPDRVTAERYVGEGGYLWNSGMFVWRASVILDELARHAPGVSAAASRIAEAMSSGADDTRLRALYEAAEAVSIDYAVLERSTRVAVVPAEFGWSDVGSWAALDDVAVKDERGNVLSGRVVDVDSQRSIVYAQDRVVATIGLNDLIVVDTPDATLVCAKDRAQDVRKVVDALEAQRAQEHIVHKTVQRPWGAYTVLGEGPGYKIKWIVVNPASRLSLQMHRRRSEHWVVVAGTARVTCGERTYDVRTNESTYIPPETKHRLENVDPQVPLEIIEVQNGPYLGEDDIQRFDDDFGRK
- a CDS encoding tetratricopeptide repeat protein; amino-acid sequence: MASDKNSIILNAQRLTAKGEIDKAIEAWKTLIAETPNDGNIYNTVGDLYLKKNAKAQAIEAFLKAGTTFQDAGFALKTIAVYKKIIKLDPTRMDVVLKLADVNAERGIVGNAVEDYLKVARHQLKEGRVKSAIEVYRKIAALDQSNPTIGLKLAELCHKEGMLDEAREELTRVATFLESAGRTDELAQVRARLAELGLERVSAAAPPEPTFEVERASLAEGSAEETTMMTDAEPPRAAGAPPADIAAPDPVQAPPAPELSRLKTAQEFDETTHERLRDALTEADVYVKYGMVDKAIAHVKALAQHDPNDVAIQLKLKELYIVHGDTRAAAEVCQRVAELYRTLGQDAESEAILREAAELSPDSSVVPSGDEQPEAAGQSEEPAGVAGPASSDPAANDALEQDLAEADFYFQQGFDEEARRLFSAILKKEPGHALAVQRLGELDSRAASAQPASAAGHAPSEHELEGTSRTVRPSELEETSLGASLTLQEPPVIAGAQPPKSANPPGETTKEEEYIDLVEALREDMERSLPPEEPEELSQELSAERELENVFRKFQKGVQEQYGKEDYETHYNLGVAYREMGLLNEAISEFRLVLKSPDRLIAATSMIASCYRSKGALPRAEETLLEILNKPEYAEMEGIAGLAFELGQILEVQGRNDDALAQYYRAKELEPGHQEAVNRIAQLERRSAGPPQAAPAPKPTTGGKRAPEAPQPARQDARRDRKKVSYL